One Cedecea neteri DNA segment encodes these proteins:
- a CDS encoding DUF3290 domain-containing protein, protein MRFYGIDYLQTQSNINDYLKYIIIFGALFVLIVFFSLYMRHRLQTKYRDLTIIVFLFLLFISGVQYADYTDSQNIHSQSSQMVSFVKLLSKEKEVGMDSIFSNSIQLSDGIIVKVNDLYYRVNLSPDQKTYSLVEVSLVNPGIEIIKN, encoded by the coding sequence ATGAGATTTTATGGCATCGATTACCTACAAACGCAGTCTAATATTAATGATTATTTAAAATACATCATTATATTTGGTGCCTTATTTGTTTTAATCGTTTTTTTTAGTCTGTACATGCGTCATCGCTTACAAACCAAATACCGAGACTTAACAATTATCGTATTTTTGTTTTTACTCTTCATTTCTGGTGTTCAGTATGCAGATTACACTGACAGTCAAAATATACACTCTCAATCATCACAAATGGTGAGCTTTGTTAAATTGTTATCAAAAGAAAAAGAAGTGGGTATGGATTCTATATTTTCAAACTCAATACAGCTCTCGGATGGCATTATCGTTAAAGTCAATGATCTTTACTATCGCGTCAATTTAAGTCCGGATCAAAAAACATATAGTTTAGTTGAGGTGTCGTTAGTAAACCCAGGCATAGAAATCATAAAAAACTGA
- a CDS encoding BPL-N domain-containing protein → MNVRQGLNVSRIALCAFLLSPFATHAANSGPLNIAIYRGAAGCEGCSEMVAKSLQNTGQNIVISYIGEKEKLKLTGQNLSQFDLYVQPGGGQDIPAAYDAIGDDGARAIREFVRRGKGYLGLCMGAYLADKDWIGLIDKPLESEAGRSGSGVSDEGDYTLNIRWGNKKEPFYYQDGPYFTPGSKNSGFTPVAWYSNGDVAIATFRYGKGNVVLTGPHPEADGSWFDNSVAGHTSPQSKMARLLSYFETGSNGTPSD, encoded by the coding sequence ATGAACGTACGACAAGGTCTGAACGTATCACGCATAGCGCTCTGTGCTTTTTTATTATCTCCATTCGCTACGCATGCCGCCAACAGCGGCCCCTTAAACATCGCCATATACCGGGGTGCCGCGGGCTGCGAAGGCTGCTCTGAAATGGTGGCAAAATCCCTGCAAAACACCGGGCAAAACATTGTTATTTCCTACATCGGTGAAAAGGAAAAGCTCAAGCTGACCGGCCAGAACTTGAGTCAATTTGATCTCTACGTGCAGCCCGGTGGCGGGCAGGATATTCCGGCCGCGTATGATGCCATTGGCGATGACGGCGCGCGGGCCATCAGAGAGTTTGTGAGACGCGGGAAAGGTTATCTTGGCCTGTGCATGGGGGCTTACCTGGCGGACAAAGACTGGATAGGGCTTATCGACAAGCCCCTTGAGTCCGAGGCCGGGCGGTCCGGATCCGGCGTCTCAGATGAAGGTGACTACACGCTGAATATCCGCTGGGGGAATAAAAAAGAGCCTTTTTATTATCAGGACGGCCCTTATTTTACTCCCGGATCGAAAAACAGCGGCTTTACGCCCGTGGCCTGGTACAGCAATGGCGATGTGGCAATAGCGACCTTCCGCTACGGTAAAGGAAATGTGGTGCTGACCGGGCCACATCCGGAGGCGGATGGCAGCTGGTTTGACAACAGCGTCGCCGGGCATACCTCGCCTCAGAGCAAAATGGCCCGGCTACTTAGCTATTTCGAGACGGGTTCGAACGGCACTCCCAGCGACTGA
- a CDS encoding DUF2625 domain-containing protein produces the protein MRDLAELVDEHKSGWLTVQQSLNVATNNYEILPCDPEQASFNLHQLQVTTSSPLGAVAYETGGIVVDNGWLRILGSGHNRLTRRLASWTQEVIATRPFKALLIADDASGGFFALNGGEFGEDRGGVYYLPPDTLEWESLDTNYSGFLHWALCGDLNLFYKNVRWTDWREDTTSMNGDLVYSFYPYLWSAPQLSIDQRSRITVPVVEHWALCVDLIAQFKHE, from the coding sequence ATGAGGGATCTAGCTGAATTAGTTGATGAGCATAAGTCTGGCTGGCTTACAGTCCAACAATCGTTGAACGTAGCAACCAATAACTATGAAATTCTTCCCTGTGACCCAGAACAAGCAAGCTTCAATTTACACCAGCTTCAGGTAACCACATCCTCTCCGCTCGGTGCTGTAGCATACGAAACGGGAGGTATAGTTGTTGATAATGGTTGGTTGCGTATTTTAGGCTCCGGCCATAACAGACTGACACGAAGGCTGGCTTCCTGGACACAAGAGGTGATAGCCACCCGGCCATTTAAGGCATTATTGATTGCGGATGATGCATCGGGAGGCTTTTTTGCACTTAACGGGGGAGAATTCGGTGAAGATCGTGGCGGTGTGTATTACCTCCCACCTGATACTCTTGAATGGGAAAGCCTCGATACTAACTATTCAGGTTTTCTGCATTGGGCGCTTTGCGGTGATTTGAACTTATTCTACAAAAATGTGCGTTGGACAGATTGGCGAGAAGATACAACTTCAATGAATGGCGATTTGGTGTACTCCTTTTATCCATACCTCTGGAGCGCCCCCCAGTTATCTATAGATCAGCGTTCGCGGATTACTGTGCCTGTTGTTGAACACTGGGCGTTATGCGTGGATTTGATCGCTCAATTTAAGCACGAATAA
- a CDS encoding DUF421 domain-containing protein: MIIYTPIMIKLGLGILCLIIQINLMGKGNLAPSSAMDQVQNYVLGGIIGGVIYNESITVLQFVLVLIIWTFLVFVLKFLKENNRLIKRIIDGKPITLVHNGSVNVKECLRNGVSANDLMFKLRANGIYEIEQLKRVVLEQNGQLTIIQSGDENIRYPIIVDGLANHDLLEILNKNNDWLENEVIKQGFNKISEVYLGEYLSGRINLYGYER, from the coding sequence ATGATAATTTATACGCCGATCATGATAAAATTGGGCCTGGGGATACTGTGTCTGATTATTCAGATAAACCTCATGGGGAAGGGCAATCTGGCCCCTTCATCCGCAATGGACCAGGTTCAGAACTATGTGCTCGGGGGGATTATCGGTGGCGTAATTTATAATGAATCGATAACAGTACTACAGTTTGTTTTGGTGTTAATTATATGGACCTTTCTCGTCTTTGTCCTTAAATTTTTAAAAGAGAACAATCGACTGATTAAAAGAATTATTGATGGGAAGCCTATCACCCTGGTACATAATGGCAGTGTTAATGTTAAAGAGTGTTTACGCAATGGTGTTTCTGCGAATGATTTGATGTTCAAGTTAAGGGCGAACGGCATTTATGAAATAGAACAATTGAAGCGCGTAGTGCTTGAGCAGAATGGGCAATTAACCATTATACAAAGTGGTGATGAGAATATACGTTACCCAATTATAGTTGATGGTTTAGCTAACCATGATTTGCTCGAAATCCTTAACAAGAACAACGACTGGTTAGAAAATGAAGTTATCAAGCAAGGCTTTAATAAAATTAGCGAAGTATATTTGGGCGAGTATCTCTCGGGTAGAATTAATTTATACGGATATGAAAGATAA
- a CDS encoding dienelactone hydrolase family protein: MGSLKWRIAPGSLLRMFTGLPVTALLLCVSGCSSPGNNASSSLRLDRQLNEQIVMLPVQIEGRNVELETTLYKPPGNGPFPLLLMNHGKNPGHSRTQPRSRHLQIASVFVHRGFVVAVPMREGFAASGGQYPKDGCDVRRHALDEADGVAAALNELAKLPYVDRSRIVIAGQSDGGLVTMALSTHSLPGVLGVINFSGGLRQPKCEGWQQNLVRTYGAIGKQARYPSLWFYGDNDQLWPQPMPQQMFSAYTREATGAASRARMIDIGTFGQNSHDFADSKAGVKLWYPQVKTFVQSLGVPFEPVSK, encoded by the coding sequence ATGGGTTCTTTGAAGTGGCGGATAGCGCCCGGTTCTTTACTTCGCATGTTCACCGGGCTGCCGGTTACGGCACTTCTTCTCTGCGTCAGCGGCTGTAGCTCCCCCGGTAATAACGCTTCATCATCCCTGAGGCTGGATCGCCAGCTCAACGAACAGATTGTGATGTTGCCCGTGCAGATAGAGGGCCGAAACGTTGAGCTGGAAACCACGCTGTATAAGCCCCCTGGCAATGGCCCTTTTCCCCTGCTGTTAATGAATCATGGTAAAAACCCAGGCCATTCGCGCACGCAGCCGCGTTCCCGGCATCTTCAAATCGCTTCGGTATTTGTTCACCGGGGATTTGTGGTTGCGGTCCCGATGCGCGAAGGCTTTGCGGCCTCCGGCGGCCAGTACCCGAAAGACGGGTGCGATGTGCGCCGTCACGCGTTGGATGAAGCAGATGGCGTGGCTGCAGCCCTCAATGAGCTGGCCAAACTGCCCTACGTGGACCGCTCACGCATAGTGATTGCCGGTCAATCTGACGGCGGACTGGTGACCATGGCGCTGAGCACGCATTCACTCCCCGGCGTGCTGGGCGTGATTAATTTCTCGGGGGGGCTGCGCCAGCCAAAATGTGAAGGCTGGCAGCAAAATCTGGTACGTACCTATGGCGCGATAGGCAAACAGGCTCGCTATCCGTCGCTTTGGTTCTACGGGGACAACGATCAGCTCTGGCCGCAGCCAATGCCGCAGCAAATGTTCAGTGCCTACACCCGTGAGGCCACCGGGGCAGCAAGCCGCGCCCGGATGATTGATATCGGCACCTTCGGTCAAAACTCCCATGACTTTGCCGACAGCAAAGCGGGCGTCAAGCTCTGGTACCCGCAGGTCAAAACCTTTGTTCAGTCGCTGGGAGTGCCGTTCGAACCCGTCTCGAAATAG
- a CDS encoding helix-turn-helix transcriptional regulator — MSTSENSALLDQLETIAQGLSETFAPFCEVVVHDLTQPDHSILSIHNNLSGREVGQGATEMGLARIASPDFPAVIANYANQFADGRPVKSTSIGLKDDAGNYVAALCLNLDMTLFRGMQSALARFTDTSPGPVEEHIEPAGSEALRLRIDRYAADIATTPRALKTSERIELLQTLKKEGLLDIRKSMETVAQHLGVSRASVYLYAKQQPSVDDTA, encoded by the coding sequence GTGTCAACATCAGAAAACAGTGCCCTGCTCGACCAGCTCGAAACCATCGCCCAGGGGTTGAGTGAAACCTTCGCCCCTTTTTGTGAGGTGGTGGTACACGACCTGACGCAGCCCGATCACTCTATTCTCTCCATCCACAACAACCTGTCCGGCCGTGAGGTTGGCCAGGGCGCCACGGAAATGGGGCTGGCGCGCATTGCCTCCCCTGATTTCCCGGCAGTGATCGCCAATTATGCCAACCAGTTTGCCGACGGACGCCCGGTAAAAAGCACCTCGATTGGGCTGAAAGATGACGCCGGAAACTATGTCGCCGCGCTTTGCCTCAACCTGGATATGACTTTGTTCAGAGGGATGCAAAGCGCCCTTGCCCGCTTCACCGATACCAGCCCTGGCCCGGTGGAAGAACATATTGAACCCGCAGGTTCCGAAGCGCTCAGGCTGAGGATCGATCGTTATGCGGCAGACATCGCGACCACGCCACGCGCGCTGAAAACTTCAGAAAGAATTGAGCTGTTGCAGACGCTAAAAAAAGAAGGATTACTGGATATCCGTAAGTCGATGGAAACCGTGGCGCAGCATCTGGGCGTTTCCCGGGCATCGGTTTATTTATATGCAAAACAACAGCCGTCCGTTGACGACACGGCATAA
- a CDS encoding RidA family protein — protein MAPEITLRNIELVPAPVGHYSHTATAGGFVFISGQLPVAADGTPRCEAPFEEQAQLVLQNIESCLACAGVTKQHLVSVRVYITDINLWPQFNSLYATWIGEHRPSRAVAGVAQLHYGAALEIEAVALSE, from the coding sequence ATGGCCCCGGAGATTACGCTGCGCAATATCGAACTGGTTCCTGCCCCCGTGGGGCACTATTCCCACACCGCCACCGCAGGCGGTTTTGTGTTTATTTCCGGCCAGCTTCCCGTGGCGGCGGACGGCACGCCTCGCTGTGAAGCGCCCTTCGAAGAACAGGCTCAACTGGTGCTGCAGAATATTGAGTCTTGCCTGGCCTGCGCGGGCGTGACAAAACAGCATCTTGTTTCCGTGCGGGTGTACATCACGGACATCAATCTCTGGCCGCAGTTTAACAGCCTCTATGCAACGTGGATCGGCGAACATCGCCCATCCCGTGCGGTGGCTGGCGTGGCACAACTCCATTACGGCGCGGCGCTCGAAATCGAAGCCGTGGCGCTCTCTGAATAA
- a CDS encoding SDR family NAD(P)-dependent oxidoreductase: MQQIILITGASSGFGALSARALAHAGHIVYASMRDIAGRNAPQVDSLKDYAWHHSVDLRAIELDVQSEASAEAAVAQIIAEQGRLDVVVHNAGHMSYGPAEAFLPEQFSQLFDINVLGTQRVNRAALPYLREQRKGLVLWVGSSSTRGGTPPYLAPYFAAKAAMDAVAVSYAAELSRWGIESSILVPGAFTKGTNHFLHSGKPADSEREKAYTQTGPTAGLEDEALKGLAACEPEDADVADVAAALVDIVNAPYGKRPFRVHVDPSDDGAEVVNAVADRIRKEFLQRIGLGDLLTPRQ; the protein is encoded by the coding sequence ATGCAGCAAATTATTCTGATAACCGGCGCATCCAGCGGCTTTGGTGCGTTATCCGCGCGCGCCCTCGCCCATGCCGGACACATCGTTTACGCCAGTATGCGGGACATCGCGGGCCGTAACGCACCTCAGGTTGACAGCCTGAAGGATTATGCGTGGCATCACAGCGTTGATCTTCGGGCTATCGAACTGGACGTGCAGTCCGAGGCTTCGGCGGAGGCGGCAGTTGCACAAATTATCGCGGAGCAAGGCCGGCTGGACGTCGTGGTGCACAATGCCGGTCACATGTCCTACGGGCCCGCCGAGGCGTTTCTGCCGGAACAGTTCAGCCAGCTGTTCGATATTAACGTCCTGGGGACTCAGCGGGTTAACCGGGCGGCACTGCCTTACCTGCGTGAGCAAAGAAAAGGCTTAGTGCTTTGGGTCGGCAGCAGCAGTACGCGAGGTGGCACCCCGCCTTATCTGGCACCTTATTTTGCCGCCAAAGCTGCGATGGACGCCGTAGCCGTCAGCTATGCCGCCGAGCTTAGCCGCTGGGGAATTGAAAGCTCGATTTTGGTGCCAGGTGCTTTTACCAAAGGCACCAACCATTTCCTGCACTCCGGAAAGCCTGCAGACAGCGAGCGTGAAAAGGCCTACACCCAAACTGGCCCGACGGCCGGGCTGGAAGATGAAGCGCTGAAAGGCCTGGCGGCCTGTGAGCCAGAGGATGCCGATGTTGCCGACGTGGCGGCGGCGCTGGTGGATATTGTGAATGCGCCGTATGGCAAACGCCCGTTCCGCGTGCACGTTGATCCTTCTGACGACGGTGCAGAAGTGGTAAACGCCGTCGCTGACCGTATCCGCAAAGAGTTTTTGCAGCGCATTGGTTTAGGCGACCTGTTAACTCCCCGGCAGTAA
- a CDS encoding SDR family oxidoreductase: protein MTTAKKTALVTGASRGIGRAIAERLARDGFTVVVNYAGNKASADETVQAIKNNGGHAVAIQADVSSENDVTRLFAEAKAIHNQLDVVVHSAGVMPMVKITPAGLAEFDKIISTNLRGAFMVLANAAESLQEGGRIIALSTSVIAKSFPAYGPYIASKAGVEGLVHVLANELRGRNITVNAVAPGPTGTDLFLNGKTEEQIQTIANLAPLGRIGKPDEIASIVATLAGPDGSWVNSQVIRVNGGFA, encoded by the coding sequence ATGACAACTGCAAAGAAAACTGCCCTGGTGACCGGCGCTTCCCGTGGGATTGGCCGGGCAATTGCCGAAAGGCTGGCCCGCGACGGCTTCACCGTCGTCGTCAACTACGCCGGGAATAAAGCCAGCGCCGATGAAACGGTCCAGGCCATTAAAAACAACGGCGGGCACGCCGTGGCGATTCAGGCGGATGTGTCCTCTGAAAACGATGTCACCCGCTTGTTTGCCGAAGCAAAAGCCATTCACAACCAGCTGGACGTGGTGGTGCACAGCGCGGGCGTGATGCCAATGGTGAAAATCACTCCGGCTGGCCTCGCGGAATTCGACAAAATCATCAGCACAAACCTGCGCGGGGCATTTATGGTGCTGGCGAATGCCGCTGAGTCGCTGCAGGAAGGCGGCCGCATTATCGCCCTTTCAACCAGCGTTATTGCCAAATCATTCCCGGCTTACGGCCCTTACATCGCCTCCAAAGCCGGGGTTGAAGGTCTGGTGCACGTTCTTGCCAACGAACTGCGTGGCCGCAATATCACCGTTAACGCCGTTGCGCCTGGGCCAACCGGCACCGATCTTTTCCTGAACGGTAAAACCGAAGAACAAATTCAAACCATCGCCAACCTCGCCCCGCTCGGACGCATCGGCAAGCCAGATGAAATCGCCAGCATTGTGGCCACGCTGGCTGGCCCGGACGGCAGCTGGGTGAACTCTCAGGTGATCCGCGTTAACGGTGGCTTTGCCTAA
- a CDS encoding IS3 family transposase (programmed frameshift): MKKSRFTEEQIVFALKQAELGTSVPDVCRKLGISDATFYTWRKKYGGISPSELKHMRQLEEENLRLKKLVADLSLDKAMLQDVLAKKNLTLARLREWVRDLQARYGASERQVCFALRISRSSFRYRSVAADDSALRLRIREITETRVHYGYRRVHVMLRREGWRDNHKRIYRLYSEQGLSLRLKRPRRNKSAQRRQPQPQGLYPNHIWGMDFVSDALFDGRRLRLLTVIDLYTRECLGICVGQNLRSTEVAEMLNTIALRRSLPQLLKTDNGSEFAGKMLDKWVYERGIRIDFSRPGTPTDNATVESFNGRLRQECLNENWFMSLEDARCKIEAWRIHYNQRRPHSALGWMTPSEFAEKSVGCKNMQPT, from the exons ATGAAAAAATCACGATTCACCGAAGAACAGATTGTTTTTGCCCTGAAGCAGGCTGAACTGGGGACGTCCGTGCCGGACGTCTGTCGCAAACTGGGCATCTCCGATGCCACGTTCTATACGTGGCGCAAGAAATACGGCGGGATTTCTCCTTCGGAGCTGAAGCACATGCGGCAGCTTGAGGAAGAGAATCTCAGGCTGAAGAAGCTGGTTGCCGATCTGAGCCTCGACAAGGCCATGCTGCAGGATGTACTGGCAAAAAAGA ACCTGACGCTGGCGCGTCTGCGTGAATGGGTCCGGGACTTGCAGGCACGCTACGGGGCCAGCGAGCGGCAGGTCTGTTTTGCGCTACGGATCAGCCGCAGCTCTTTCCGCTATCGTTCTGTGGCAGCAGACGACAGTGCGCTACGCCTGCGTATCAGGGAGATCACCGAAACCCGGGTCCACTATGGCTACCGCCGGGTTCACGTCATGCTCAGGCGGGAGGGCTGGCGGGATAATCATAAACGCATTTACCGGCTCTACAGTGAGCAGGGGTTGTCCCTGCGTCTCAAACGCCCGCGCCGGAATAAATCGGCACAGCGTCGGCAGCCCCAGCCTCAGGGGTTGTATCCGAATCATATCTGGGGCATGGACTTTGTCTCTGACGCCTTATTTGACGGGCGTCGGTTACGTCTGCTGACGGTAATTGATCTCTACACCCGCGAATGTCTGGGGATCTGCGTGGGCCAGAATCTGCGCTCAACGGAGGTCGCAGAGATGCTGAACACCATTGCGCTCAGACGGTCCTTACCACAATTACTGAAAACCGATAATGGCTCTGAATTTGCAGGGAAAATGCTGGACAAATGGGTATATGAACGAGGGATCCGTATAGACTTCTCACGCCCGGGAACACCGACGGACAATGCCACTGTGGAGTCGTTTAATGGCAGGCTGCGGCAGGAATGTCTGAACGAGAACTGGTTCATGTCCCTGGAGGATGCACGGTGCAAAATCGAGGCCTGGCGCATACACTATAACCAGAGACGTCCCCATTCTGCGCTGGGCTGGATGACGCCATCTGAATTTGCCGAGAAGTCTGTCGGTTGCAAGAATATGCAGCCAACATGA
- a CDS encoding LysR family transcriptional regulator yields MDKFDTLQLFTRIVELGSFSQAADQLGIPRATASNAIKELESQLGCRLLERTTRHVRASQDGKAYYQRCVYILAELNDAEAALRPVVARPRGILRIDLQGTHASHIVLPQLDEFHRRYPDIELIISSGDRLVDLVREGIDCVVRAGKLQDSSLVARHLADLPQIVCASPDYLAAFGVPEHPGDLEHHQCVNFFSTTGGVNYPFEFIIDNERRAFSPKGWVTVNEAENYVICALRGCGLVQLPRYHVEQALAEGRLVEVMADWQSPAIAVSAVYTQNRQLSPRVRVFIDWLKEIYSARFPG; encoded by the coding sequence ATGGACAAATTTGACACGCTGCAGCTGTTCACCCGCATTGTTGAGCTGGGCAGCTTCAGCCAGGCTGCCGACCAGCTTGGCATCCCGAGAGCCACGGCAAGCAATGCCATTAAAGAGCTGGAGAGCCAGCTTGGCTGCCGCTTGCTGGAGCGCACCACCCGGCATGTGCGAGCCTCCCAGGATGGCAAAGCGTACTACCAGCGCTGTGTGTACATTCTTGCGGAGTTGAATGACGCTGAAGCCGCGCTGCGTCCGGTTGTTGCCAGACCTAGAGGGATCTTACGCATCGATCTGCAGGGGACACATGCGTCGCACATCGTTTTGCCGCAGCTGGACGAGTTTCACCGCCGCTATCCCGACATTGAGCTGATTATCAGCAGCGGCGACAGGCTGGTTGATTTGGTGCGCGAGGGGATAGATTGCGTGGTGCGTGCCGGTAAGTTACAGGACTCTTCGCTGGTTGCCCGTCACCTGGCTGATCTACCGCAAATTGTGTGCGCCAGCCCGGACTACCTGGCGGCATTTGGCGTGCCCGAGCACCCGGGCGATCTCGAACACCACCAGTGCGTTAACTTTTTCTCGACAACGGGCGGTGTGAATTATCCCTTTGAATTCATTATTGATAACGAGCGCCGGGCTTTCTCACCCAAAGGCTGGGTGACGGTTAATGAAGCGGAGAACTATGTGATCTGTGCGCTGCGCGGCTGCGGCCTGGTTCAGCTTCCGCGTTACCACGTCGAACAGGCGCTGGCTGAAGGTCGGCTGGTAGAAGTCATGGCTGACTGGCAAAGCCCGGCCATCGCCGTTTCTGCGGTGTACACCCAAAACAGACAGCTTTCGCCGCGCGTACGGGTGTTTATCGACTGGCTGAAGGAGATTTACAGCGCGCGGTTTCCTGGCTGA
- a CDS encoding threo-3-hydroxy-L-aspartate ammonia-lyase, producing the protein MSELVLPVYDDVVAAAQRIEGHANRTPVMTSRTVNEEFGGEVFFKCENYQRMGAFKFRGAMNALAQFTPEQREAGVVAFSSGNHAQAIALAARLLGIPATIVMPEDAPAAKIAATREYGGKVILYNRYTEDRQQIGKDLAEKYGLTLIPPYDHPHVIAGQGTAAKELFDEVGELDALFVCLGGGGLISGCALAARHLSPNCKVYGVEPEAGNDAQQSFRHRQIVRIDTPKTIADGAQTTFLGDYTFQMICQNVDDIFTATDEELIDSMKFFAERMKMVVEPTGCLGFAAARGMKESLRGKRIGIIISGGNVDISRYAEYLAGPR; encoded by the coding sequence ATGAGTGAATTAGTTCTTCCTGTTTATGATGATGTTGTTGCGGCTGCTCAGCGTATTGAAGGTCATGCCAACCGTACTCCGGTCATGACGTCCCGTACCGTGAATGAAGAGTTTGGCGGCGAAGTCTTTTTCAAATGTGAAAACTACCAGCGAATGGGCGCGTTTAAGTTCCGCGGGGCGATGAACGCCCTCGCTCAGTTCACGCCGGAGCAGAGAGAAGCTGGCGTGGTGGCCTTCTCCTCCGGGAACCATGCCCAGGCGATTGCCCTTGCCGCAAGGCTGCTGGGGATCCCGGCCACCATTGTCATGCCGGAAGATGCCCCTGCGGCCAAAATAGCCGCCACGCGTGAATACGGCGGCAAAGTCATTCTCTATAACCGCTACACCGAAGACCGCCAGCAGATTGGCAAAGATCTGGCGGAAAAATATGGCCTGACGTTGATCCCGCCTTACGACCATCCGCACGTCATTGCCGGCCAGGGCACGGCAGCGAAAGAGCTGTTCGACGAGGTTGGCGAGCTGGACGCGCTGTTTGTCTGCCTGGGCGGCGGCGGCCTGATTTCCGGCTGTGCGCTGGCGGCGCGCCACCTTTCCCCAAACTGCAAAGTCTACGGCGTGGAGCCGGAAGCCGGGAACGACGCCCAGCAGTCATTCCGGCATCGGCAAATTGTGCGTATCGATACGCCAAAAACCATCGCCGACGGCGCGCAAACCACCTTCCTGGGCGACTACACCTTTCAGATGATTTGCCAGAACGTGGACGACATCTTCACCGCCACGGATGAAGAGCTGATCGACTCGATGAAATTCTTTGCCGAACGGATGAAAATGGTGGTCGAGCCGACGGGCTGTCTTGGCTTTGCCGCCGCACGAGGAATGAAAGAGAGCCTGCGCGGGAAGCGAATCGGGATTATCATCAGCGGCGGTAACGTCGACATCAGCCGCTACGCTGAATACCTCGCCGGGCCACGTTAA
- a CDS encoding alpha/beta hydrolase: MTPEILRNDFYIPTTTPGIELYVRNKRRGDLAAIPGARTVLFVAGSTYPASTSFDLALDGSSWMDNLAHAGYDAWLVDVRGYGQSSKPAEMAEPPEQNAPVVRTPVAVSDVASAVDFIRRQTGHAAINLIGWSWGAALMATYTTAHNGAVNKLVLLAPQWIRDTPSASDTGGELGAYRVVKRSSAKARWLNGVPESERESVLPQAWFDAWADATFGPAEDAAIKAPNGTVQDSREIWSAGRALYDAAQIRVPVLIVHADWDRDCPLELSKTLFSQLTQAPYRRWVEIGEGTHSVFMEKNRWQVFTAVQHFLDEKAPV, encoded by the coding sequence ATGACACCTGAGATTCTACGTAACGACTTTTATATTCCCACTACAACGCCAGGCATTGAGCTTTATGTCCGTAACAAGAGACGCGGCGATCTCGCCGCGATCCCCGGTGCCCGCACGGTACTGTTTGTCGCCGGATCGACCTACCCGGCGTCGACCTCGTTTGATTTAGCCCTGGACGGCAGTTCGTGGATGGATAATCTGGCTCACGCGGGTTACGACGCCTGGCTGGTGGATGTGCGTGGTTATGGCCAGTCATCAAAACCTGCAGAAATGGCCGAGCCGCCGGAGCAAAATGCGCCCGTGGTGCGAACACCGGTGGCCGTTAGCGATGTGGCTTCAGCAGTGGACTTTATTCGACGGCAGACTGGGCATGCAGCGATCAATCTGATTGGCTGGTCCTGGGGAGCGGCGCTGATGGCAACCTACACTACCGCGCACAATGGCGCAGTGAATAAGCTGGTGCTGCTTGCTCCGCAGTGGATCCGCGATACCCCCAGCGCTTCGGATACCGGCGGAGAGCTTGGCGCCTATCGGGTGGTCAAGCGCAGCTCGGCCAAAGCCCGCTGGCTGAATGGTGTACCTGAAAGTGAGCGGGAAAGTGTGCTGCCGCAAGCCTGGTTTGACGCCTGGGCGGATGCGACGTTTGGGCCCGCCGAAGATGCGGCTATCAAAGCCCCTAATGGCACGGTGCAGGATAGCCGCGAAATCTGGTCGGCAGGTCGTGCGCTGTATGATGCCGCGCAGATCCGTGTTCCGGTGCTTATCGTTCATGCCGACTGGGACAGAGACTGCCCGCTTGAGTTGTCAAAAACGCTATTTTCACAGCTAACCCAGGCTCCTTATCGCCGTTGGGTTGAAATTGGTGAAGGGACGCATTCGGTCTTTATGGAGAAAAACCGCTGGCAGGTGTTTACCGCTGTCCAGCATTTCCTCGACGAGAAAGCCCCTGTTTAA